The proteins below come from a single Chryseobacterium sp. MA9 genomic window:
- a CDS encoding RagB/SusD family nutrient uptake outer membrane protein, whose protein sequence is MKNSKININQCCQLMRFFRSRGLVLLLCVLLFSCEKMLEVETPSNQIGKDKVFADVQTANAALAGLYAGLRDNSPLSGESLGAFLGVYTDDLDSYALTDTNGVLALYHNQQTDTNSTVYSVWSTAYQHIYAANAIIEGVRASALPGNEKNRIEGEALLVRSIMLFYLQQLFGAVPYPVSTDYTVNQSLPRVESIEVLSRLEADLVRCGELLPDQYRDAERVYPNRKGAELMLARVYMLEQKWAQAETVLKTILGSPLYNFQNDLSKVFQRDSKHIIWQIKPANPGDPVKEAMVYYFSGAAPTGYALSESLMSSFEAGDLRKQQWMAAVTVGGNTWYRVNKYKNITSNDTEDSIVFRLEEVYLLLTEALTQQNKVGEALQYINPVRQRAGLNALASVSKEVLLSEILLENRREFFTEMGHRFLDLKRNNRLVDLQAVKPNWKSFHSLWPVPQKDLLLNPNLKPQNNGY, encoded by the coding sequence ATGAAAAATTCTAAAATCAATATAAATCAATGTTGTCAATTGATGAGGTTCTTTAGAAGCAGGGGATTGGTCCTGCTGTTGTGTGTGCTTCTTTTCTCCTGTGAGAAGATGCTGGAAGTGGAAACGCCTTCCAATCAGATCGGAAAGGATAAGGTCTTTGCGGATGTTCAGACCGCTAATGCAGCGCTGGCTGGGTTGTATGCAGGATTGAGAGATAACTCACCGCTCTCAGGGGAGTCACTGGGAGCTTTCCTAGGAGTCTATACGGATGATCTGGATTCTTATGCCTTAACGGATACCAATGGCGTACTGGCGCTGTATCATAACCAGCAGACCGATACCAATTCTACGGTGTATTCGGTATGGTCTACGGCCTATCAGCACATCTATGCTGCCAATGCTATTATTGAAGGCGTCAGAGCATCTGCGCTGCCGGGTAATGAAAAGAATAGGATAGAAGGGGAAGCCCTTCTGGTGCGAAGCATCATGCTGTTTTATCTTCAGCAACTCTTTGGGGCGGTTCCTTACCCGGTAAGTACGGATTATACAGTAAATCAGTCTCTGCCAAGGGTAGAATCTATAGAAGTGCTGTCAAGACTGGAAGCGGATCTTGTACGTTGTGGAGAGTTGCTTCCAGATCAGTACAGGGATGCCGAAAGGGTATATCCTAACCGTAAAGGAGCTGAGCTGATGCTGGCCAGAGTGTATATGCTGGAGCAGAAGTGGGCTCAGGCAGAAACTGTCCTGAAAACGATTCTGGGAAGTCCGCTGTATAATTTTCAGAATGACCTGTCAAAAGTGTTTCAGAGGGATTCAAAACATATAATATGGCAGATAAAACCTGCGAATCCCGGTGATCCTGTGAAAGAAGCCATGGTGTATTACTTTTCAGGGGCAGCGCCTACGGGATATGCGCTGTCTGAAAGTCTGATGAGTTCTTTTGAAGCGGGAGACCTTAGAAAACAGCAGTGGATGGCTGCGGTAACTGTAGGAGGAAATACCTGGTATCGCGTGAATAAGTATAAAAATATAACTAGTAATGATACGGAGGATTCTATAGTGTTTCGTTTGGAAGAAGTGTATTTACTGCTCACTGAAGCACTGACTCAGCAGAATAAAGTTGGGGAAGCATTGCAGTATATCAATCCGGTGAGGCAGAGAGCAGGACTGAATGCTTTAGCATCAGTTTCAAAAGAAGTGTTGCTGAGTGAAATCCTTTTAGAAAACAGGAGGGAGTTCTTTACCGAAATGGGACACCGATTCCTGGATTTAAAACGAAATAACAGACTTGTTGATTTGCAGGCGGTAAAACCAAACTGGAAATCTTTTCACAGCCTATGGCCGGTTCCCCAGAAAGATCTGTTGCTTAATCCTAATTTAAAACCTCAGAATAATGGCTATTAA